The nucleotide window CTGGAGAGCGCTGACCCTGCTCGAACAGCTCGCTCTCTTACCAGAGCTTTCAGACAACGAACGTCGCGTATTGGATGAACGCTGCGGACTGATGGCCCTCGGTGCAGCGCGCCCGGTCGAAGCCAACCGACATCTCTTGCGCATCCCCAAACAACAACGATCCATAAATGCTGAGGCCGGTCTCTGCAGGGCACACCTTGAACTGGCTGGACGTCACCTGCCCCTTGACCTGCAGCAGGGGCAGGCCACCGCGCAGCAGCTGATGCATCAGTTCGCCAAGCGCCCCCGCAGCAGTCAGGTGCGTGCTGATGTTGATCTGCTGCTCTGGAAGCTGAATACACGGGTGCTGGATGACACCAATGCCATGGCCCTCGCCAGCGGGCCGATCAACGCTGCCCAGGAGTTGCGCCGCCGCGGCCTCAACCTGATCAGCGCCCTCACCACCCAGTCGCTCAATCCCCCGGGCCTTGCACCCCTGCCCGCTCAGAAGTGCTCAGCCCGGCGCTGGCTTCTGCTCGCCAATGCGTCCCTGCCCCAGTGTTTCCTTTACCGGGTTGAACAGAAGAAAGAACAGCTGGAGTCCCTCGATCGCGAGGTAATCATTCTTGATGTGGCGCACTGCAACAACTGGTCTGTGGCGTCCGCCCTGCTCTGGGCCGACCGGGTGGTGGTCTGCCGCCTACCCGGCACCTATCCCGTGCTTCGCGCCATGGGCCTTGCACGGCGCATGGGCCTCACCGTGTACTACGACATCGATGATCTGATTTTCGATCAGGAGAATTTCCCGCCACCTCTAGACAGTTACGGCGGCACAATCTCAGCCAGTCTGCACACGGGGCTTGCCATGGATGCCCCACTGTTTCAGGCGGCCATGACGGAAGCTGATGCGCTGATTGTCTCTACCGGCACGCTGGCGACACGCTGGAGGACGTTGCATCCCGACAGCCAGCAACCCGTGATGGTGTTGGCGAACATGGCACCACCGCCCCTGCGCCGCAAAGCCAGAGCCATCGAGCCCCTGCAGCACCAAGAGGCGGCAGCAGACCAACTCAGGCTGCTGGTGTCCAGCGGCACCCTGGCGCACAAGCAGGTGTGGGTGGAGGAGCTAGCACCAGCGCTGGCCACTGTGCTTGAAAAGCACCCTGCTCTGCAGCTCGATCTGGTGGGCAGCATTGAATGGCCGCAGGAACTGCAGTCGGTGGCCTGCGAGCGCATTCGCAGCCTGCCCTTCAGCGACTATCCCACCTACCTTCGCCACGTGGGCCGTGCCCACATCGGCTTGGCACCGCTGGAGCCCGGGATCGTCACCGACGCCAAAAGTGCCATCAAATGGATGGAATACAGCCTGATGGGGCTGGCCTAAGTCGTGAGCCCCACTGCCACGTATCAGGAGATCCTCCAGGATGGCGAGGATGTGCTGTTCGCCACCGATCGCCACGGCTGGGTGCAGGCGCTTGAACGACTGATCCACAACCCCCAGCTTCGCTCCCAGCTGGCCGTCAACGCCCAGCAACGGGCGAAAGCGCTGTTCGGACAAGCCCAGGGACAACGCTTCTGGGAAGAGCTTGATCAGAACGATGCCAACGCCCAAGCCCCGTCTCGACGCCGCAAACAGCTGGTCATCAACTGTTTCTTTGCGCCTCAGTCCGTGGGCGGCGCAACCCGGGTAGCTCAGAACCGAGTGAAAGAGCTTTTGGCTCAGGAGAATGCGCCAGACGTCACCGTGCTGTGTGTGGATCTCTCCCCCTGGCAAGGGGCTCCTTCAGCAGGAGCCATGCCGCTTGATATCCACAGCTGGCACGGGGCCAGGGTCGTACGCCTGAGCGTGCCACCGAAACCCTGGGACTGGCATTTCGATGGTGAGGTCGAAGCGTTCTGCCGCGATTGGTTCGAGCGGGAGGGCTTCGATGCCATTGAAGCTCACTCCATGCAGATCATCACGGCTGCTCCACTGAGCGTGGCCAAAGAGATGGGAATCCCTTACACCGTGGTCCTGCATGACGGCTGGTGGCTCAGCCAGCTGCAGTTTCTGACACGCGACGACGGAACCGCCGTGGACCCAATCGACCCTCTGTCCGCGATCGACAGCGATGCACCCGACGCCAGCAAAGAGGCAGCACGCTCCCGCCGCCGCGATCTCTTTGCCTTGCTCGATGGTGCACAGGAGCGACTGGCTGTCTCCGACACCTTCGCCGACTTGCATCGCAGGGCCGGAGTGCGCGGCATGGGCGTGCGCACCAACACAGTGGCCCAGCCGGAAGAACAGGAATTAAAACAATGCCGCCAACGCAAGCCAGATGATCCCATCGAGATCTGCATGGTTGGCGGGATGGCCGTGCACAAGGGCTATGCCGTCTTCAGGGCGGCCGTGCAGCAGGCCGGTCTCGGCACCAAGGCCAGAGTCACGGTGATCGACCATCGCCTCGATGAGGGCGACCCCAGCTACAGCCTGCAATGGGGCAAAACGCCTGTGCAGTTCTGTGCACCCATTCCAATGGCACAGATGAATGGCTTCTACGCGTCCCAGGACGTTCTGGTCGCACCATCAATCTGGCCGGAGAGCTTTGGCTTGGTCACCCGTGAGGCTCTGCAGCTGGGTCTTTGGGTGATTGCCAGCGATATCGGCGCCCTGGCCCAACCCATCCAAGATGGAATCAATGGCCGCAAAGTGGAAGCCAGGAACGTGGAGCAACTCGCCAAAGCCCTGCAAGAGACCCTCCACATCCA belongs to Synechococcus sp. WH 7805 and includes:
- a CDS encoding glycosyltransferase codes for the protein MSPTATYQEILQDGEDVLFATDRHGWVQALERLIHNPQLRSQLAVNAQQRAKALFGQAQGQRFWEELDQNDANAQAPSRRRKQLVINCFFAPQSVGGATRVAQNRVKELLAQENAPDVTVLCVDLSPWQGAPSAGAMPLDIHSWHGARVVRLSVPPKPWDWHFDGEVEAFCRDWFEREGFDAIEAHSMQIITAAPLSVAKEMGIPYTVVLHDGWWLSQLQFLTRDDGTAVDPIDPLSAIDSDAPDASKEAARSRRRDLFALLDGAQERLAVSDTFADLHRRAGVRGMGVRTNTVAQPEEQELKQCRQRKPDDPIEICMVGGMAVHKGYAVFRAAVQQAGLGTKARVTVIDHRLDEGDPSYSLQWGKTPVQFCAPIPMAQMNGFYASQDVLVAPSIWPESFGLVTREALQLGLWVIASDIGALAQPIQDGINGRKVEARNVEQLAKALQETLHIQSNR